In Pecten maximus chromosome 10, xPecMax1.1, whole genome shotgun sequence, one genomic interval encodes:
- the LOC117335597 gene encoding uncharacterized protein LOC117335597 (The sequence of the model RefSeq protein was modified relative to this genomic sequence to represent the inferred CDS: added 35 bases not found in genome assembly), with product MTTLDEKQKAVEELRPPTQDYSHQDSLFGNAFSSRSNFIVHPEWLSENVDPPLSRPMNRPPWPWEQPKYRQNIKLSQLNGNDAANTKTDKTGNQQVNETENADGCGVQENGYEPVPKYPPSLYCYGQNSAYMDANGSPAVYN from the exons gGAGCTCCGTCCTCCCACCCAGGACTACAGCCACCAGGACAGTTTATTCGGG AATGCCTTTTCTTCGAGGTCTAACTTCATCGTTCATCCCGAGTGGCTGTCTGAGAATGTGGACCCTCCACTATCACGTCCGATGAATCGCCCTCCTTGGCCATGGGAGCAGCCAAAATACCGTCAGAATATCAAACTGTCCCAACTAAATGGCAATGATGCCGCGAACACAAAGACTGATAAAACCGGAAACCAACAAGTTAATGAAACCGAGAATGCTGATGGATGCGGAGTGCAAGAAAATGGATACGAACCAGTTCCCAAATACCCCCCAAGTCTGTATTGTTATGGACAAAACTCGGCCTACATGGACGCGAATGGAAGTCCAGCTGTATATAATTAA